Proteins from a single region of Sneathiella aquimaris:
- a CDS encoding complex I NDUFA9 subunit family protein, producing MSSRLITIFGGSGFIGRHLVGRLAAKGYRIRLAVRDTEKAAQLMTQGNVGQIVGMQTNIRNKASVERAVAGADIVINLVGLLYQSGAQNFNAVHLDGATSVAIAAKAAGAKQLIHMSALGASLESPSAYARTKAGAERAVQREYEGATILRPSVVFGSDDDFTNKFGQLTSLLPVLPLLDGGAANMQPLWIEDLAEAIVRIVETPDAQGRVYEFGGPDVMSLKEIIDAILAVTGRTCFIAPVPEGLMAFKAFFLQMMPGKPFLTVDQVRLLKADNVVSGNYPGFAELGIEPVSLTSVLPEYMTRYQKGGGYSGLHA from the coding sequence ATGTCATCGCGTTTGATTACCATTTTTGGCGGTTCCGGTTTTATTGGACGACATTTGGTTGGGCGTTTGGCCGCAAAGGGATATCGGATTCGGCTGGCCGTGCGGGATACTGAAAAGGCCGCGCAGTTGATGACCCAGGGAAATGTTGGGCAGATCGTTGGTATGCAAACCAATATTCGCAACAAGGCATCCGTTGAACGGGCTGTGGCCGGTGCAGATATCGTGATCAATCTGGTGGGTTTGTTATACCAGTCCGGTGCACAGAATTTTAATGCAGTGCATTTGGATGGGGCCACATCCGTTGCGATCGCGGCCAAAGCGGCCGGCGCAAAACAGCTGATTCACATGTCCGCCTTAGGGGCCTCGCTGGAAAGCCCGTCCGCCTATGCGCGGACCAAAGCCGGAGCGGAGCGGGCAGTACAGCGCGAATATGAGGGCGCGACGATCCTGCGGCCATCTGTTGTCTTTGGCTCGGATGATGATTTTACTAACAAATTTGGACAATTGACGTCCCTGTTGCCGGTTTTGCCTCTGCTGGATGGCGGGGCCGCCAATATGCAGCCCTTATGGATTGAAGATCTGGCAGAAGCCATTGTTCGCATCGTTGAAACACCGGATGCGCAAGGCCGGGTTTATGAATTCGGCGGACCGGATGTAATGTCTTTGAAAGAGATTATCGATGCTATTCTTGCAGTAACGGGCCGGACCTGTTTTATCGCCCCGGTGCCTGAAGGCCTGATGGCGTTTAAGGCCTTTTTCCTTCAGATGATGCCCGGAAAGCCGTTCCTCACAGTGGATCAGGTGCGGTTGTTGAAAGCGGATAATGTGGTTTCAGGCAACTATCCTGGATTTGCAGAGTTGGGGATTGAGCCGGTTTCGCTGACATCAGTCTTGCCGGAATATATGACCCGCTATCAAAAGGGCGGCGGATATAGCGGGCTACACGCCTGA
- a CDS encoding NAD(P)-dependent oxidoreductase: MSKKMLKFVSVDKQMPEKRGADLRKEDFQEIYEEFETDKAVEQASRCSQCGIPFCQVHCPVQNNIPDWLNLTANGRLEEAYEISQATNNLPEICGRICPQDRLCEGSCVIEKGFESVTIGAVEKYITDTAWEKGWVKPNAPVRELSQSVGVIGAGPGGLAAADQLRKRGYQVHVYDRYDRVGGLLVYGIPSFKLEKDVVERRARLLADGGVTFHLNFNIGKDATFAELRDRHDAIVIATGVYKARDIALPGSGLNGIVPALDYLTASNRKGLGDEVAEFENGTLNADGKNVVVIGGGDTAMDCVRTAIRQGAKSVKCLYRRDRKNMPGSLRETTNAEEEGVEFVWLSAPKAFLGDDNVTGVKAIDMHLGIADSTGRQVPVEIEGSERDIPCDLAIKALGFDPEDIPALFDEPALQVSRWGTIDADPITKMTSMEGVFAVGDIVRGASLVVWAIRDGRDAALSVEMYLKKANQTALAS; encoded by the coding sequence ATGTCTAAAAAAATGCTGAAATTTGTGTCTGTCGACAAACAGATGCCTGAAAAGCGCGGTGCGGATCTTCGTAAAGAGGACTTTCAGGAAATCTATGAAGAATTTGAGACGGACAAAGCAGTTGAGCAGGCCAGTCGGTGTTCTCAGTGTGGTATTCCTTTCTGTCAGGTCCATTGCCCGGTCCAAAACAACATCCCTGACTGGTTGAACCTGACGGCCAACGGCCGGTTGGAAGAAGCATACGAAATCAGCCAGGCGACCAACAACCTGCCTGAAATCTGCGGTCGAATCTGCCCGCAGGACCGGTTGTGTGAAGGCTCCTGCGTTATCGAAAAAGGATTTGAATCTGTCACGATTGGCGCTGTCGAAAAATACATTACCGACACAGCCTGGGAAAAGGGCTGGGTCAAGCCAAACGCCCCGGTTCGTGAATTAAGCCAGTCTGTGGGCGTAATTGGTGCAGGTCCCGGCGGTCTGGCAGCGGCCGATCAGCTTCGCAAGCGAGGATATCAGGTTCATGTCTATGACCGGTATGACCGGGTCGGCGGCTTGCTGGTTTATGGTATTCCAAGTTTCAAGCTTGAAAAAGATGTTGTTGAACGGCGCGCGCGGCTGCTTGCGGATGGCGGCGTGACCTTCCATCTGAATTTCAATATTGGAAAAGACGCGACTTTTGCAGAATTGCGTGACAGGCACGATGCGATCGTGATCGCAACCGGTGTTTATAAAGCACGGGATATTGCTCTTCCGGGAAGTGGTCTGAACGGAATTGTGCCGGCCCTTGACTATTTGACAGCGTCCAACCGAAAAGGGTTAGGCGATGAAGTTGCCGAGTTTGAAAATGGAACCCTGAATGCGGACGGCAAAAATGTTGTGGTCATCGGCGGCGGAGATACGGCCATGGACTGTGTACGCACAGCCATCCGCCAAGGGGCCAAATCTGTGAAATGCCTGTATCGCCGGGATCGCAAAAATATGCCGGGCTCCTTGCGGGAAACGACCAACGCGGAAGAAGAGGGCGTTGAGTTTGTCTGGTTGTCGGCGCCAAAGGCGTTTCTGGGCGATGATAACGTTACTGGCGTGAAAGCAATTGATATGCATTTGGGCATTGCAGATAGCACAGGCCGTCAGGTGCCTGTTGAAATCGAAGGCTCAGAACGGGATATTCCGTGCGATCTGGCCATTAAGGCACTGGGATTTGATCCTGAAGATATTCCGGCGTTGTTTGATGAACCTGCCTTGCAGGTCTCTCGCTGGGGAACAATTGATGCTGACCCAATTACAAAAATGACCAGCATGGAGGGTGTCTTTGCTGTGGGCGATATTGTACGCGGCGCGTCCTTGGTGGTTTGGGCCATTCGCGATGGACGCGATGCCGCCCTTTCCGTTGAAATGTATTTGAAAAAAGCAAATCAAACTGCGCTGGCTTCCTGA